In Deltaproteobacteria bacterium, a genomic segment contains:
- a CDS encoding cobalamin-dependent protein (Presence of a B(12) (cobalamin)-binding domain implies dependence on cobalamin itself, in one of its several forms, or in some unusual lineages, dependence on a cobalamin-like analog.) codes for MKVLLVSANTESINMPVIPLGLAAVAAATRNAGHRVELIDLLSVKDAGSAIREAVEGFQPEVIGISIRNIDDQKMAPPNLLLDQVKPVMSECRRFSEAPIVLGGAGYSIFPESVLSYLGADMGIQGEGEIAFPALLAFMERKADPSGTPGLFLPERGLQCKRKFIKDLDLLPLPDSSLWSKMVAGNEDLWMPIQTRRGCPMRCSYCSTSLIEGRIIRKHTAETVVNLLARHVENGFRRFFFTDNIFNIPLSYAKELSQRLTQRRLAISWRCILYPGYVDESLVRDMAKAGCKEVSLGFESGSEIILRNMNKKFGLENIRRTSELLGDYGIGRMGFLLLGGPGESKGSVEESFTFVDSLNLDAIKVTIGIRIYPGTALAKQAVSEGVIAAEDDLLYPKFYLAPEIKGWLQEIVNGRMKDRPHWRM; via the coding sequence TGATTGATCTTCTGAGCGTCAAAGATGCTGGATCGGCTATCAGGGAAGCCGTGGAGGGGTTTCAGCCTGAAGTTATAGGGATATCGATCAGGAACATCGACGATCAGAAGATGGCGCCTCCGAATCTCTTGTTAGACCAAGTCAAACCGGTCATGTCCGAATGCCGTCGGTTTTCCGAAGCCCCTATCGTCTTGGGCGGTGCAGGCTACAGCATTTTTCCTGAAAGCGTACTTTCATATTTGGGAGCAGATATGGGGATTCAGGGAGAAGGAGAGATTGCGTTCCCTGCTCTCCTAGCTTTTATGGAACGAAAGGCTGACCCTTCGGGGACTCCAGGCCTTTTTCTTCCAGAACGAGGACTCCAATGCAAAAGAAAGTTTATCAAGGATTTGGATCTGCTGCCCCTCCCTGATTCTAGTTTGTGGTCCAAGATGGTTGCCGGGAACGAGGACTTATGGATGCCTATTCAGACAAGGCGGGGATGTCCGATGCGCTGTAGCTACTGTTCCACCTCGCTAATAGAGGGAAGAATTATCCGTAAACATACCGCGGAAACAGTCGTCAATCTCCTTGCCCGTCATGTTGAGAATGGGTTTCGCCGATTTTTCTTCACCGACAACATATTCAATATTCCTTTGTCCTACGCAAAAGAGCTTTCCCAAAGACTTACTCAAAGGCGATTGGCCATATCTTGGAGATGCATTCTGTACCCTGGCTATGTTGATGAAAGCCTCGTAAGGGACATGGCAAAAGCTGGATGCAAAGAAGTGAGTCTGGGATTCGAGAGTGGATCTGAAATCATATTGCGAAATATGAACAAGAAGTTTGGCCTTGAGAATATCCGACGCACGTCTGAACTCCTTGGTGACTACGGAATAGGTCGCATGGGTTTCTTGTTACTGGGAGGGCCTGGTGAATCAAAAGGCTCGGTCGAAGAAAGTTTTACGTTCGTAGATTCGTTAAATCTGGATGCCATCAAAGTCACCATAGGCATACGAATCTATCCCGGTACTGCTTTGGCCAAACAAGCCGTCTCCGAAGGCGTAATCGCGGCTGAGGATGACCTTCTTTATCCGAAATTCTATTTAGCTCCGGAGATAAAGGGTTGGCTGCAAGAAATTGTGAACGGCCGGATGAAAGATCGGCCTCATTGGAGGATGTAG